In Effusibacillus pohliae DSM 22757, the genomic stretch TGGAACATTCGAGTCTACTTGATTGCCATGTGCCAACATGCCGACGCATGGTTGGAAGAAGCAAGAAAAGCGAACCTTCCTTCACTGGACGAATGGTTTGCAAGCCAATTAGCTGCATAGTCACAGGCCTTTTCCATATTTTTTAAAAACCCGATATTGTCGGGTTATTTGGCATGCCCATTTTTTGAAAATGGCTTTCCAAGGTTAACAAAATAGGCGATTTTTGACCCATTCACCCCTTGTCCAGACTCGGATTCATCTCTCTAATTCCGAGCTACTATCATCGATTTGGTGCTCTCAGGTCTTGGACGACATGCCCGCAGCCGGCCCTTACTCCTGTTCGTCCACCGAAACGTGAGTTCCGTCCCCGAGCGCGATATAGGCAAGCCCCGCTCCGATGCACACGGCCAGCAATACCAATGCGAACATCCCTTCCATCTCAGGCTCCTCCTTAAAATCGTCTCTACTCATTTAGACGACGGCAGGATAAAAAAAGTTTCACCCTTCACGAACTTTTTACAAATCATTTATTGAAAAGCTGCCGGGGCTTCCCGGCAGCTTGCAGGTACGGTTTTTGCCCGGTCTCGCCAATACCGGCAAACGCGGGCGATTAGTGAAACTCTACGTCGATCCGTCGTCTTGTATCCGTCTGCAGTTTCGGCATGCGCACTTCCAGCACGCCGTTTCGGTAACTTGCTTTCACGCCTTCCGCCGCAACACGAGCAGGCAGCGTGACCGAGCGGTGGAAACGTCCGACAAACCGCTCCTGTCTGTGCATTCGCTCGTCTCTCACCTCATTCACACGGTTGATGGTGCCGCTGATCGTCAGCACATTGTTGTCGATGTCGATCTGCACATCTTCCTTTTTCTCCAGCCCGGGAAGATCGCAGGTGGCCACGACTTCATTGTCCGTTTCATACACATCGATCCGTGGAACGCCAAAATTCCCCTCCGTGCCGGTCAACCATCCGAACGGCACGCCCGGCGTGAAAAATCGGTCCAGCTCCCGCCGCACATTTTCCAGATGGCGGAACGGTTCAAAAGGAATCAACGCCATGCTCAAAACCTCCTGTAATCGATTCACAGAGGTTATTTTGCCTTTTCTGGCCTGCTTTATTCCCTTCCGATACAATGGGCAGCAGCAAAAGAGGCCCCTGGTTCGGGGCCTCGCCAAGCATCAACCGATTACCGCGCATTCGCCAGCTGATTTTTCAGGATGTTCGGGACCTGGGCGATCGCATCCGCCAGTTTGGCGGCATCCCTTCCGCCCGCCTGTGCCAGTTCGGGGCGTCCGCCGCCGCCGCCGCCCGTAATCGCCGCCACTTCCTTGACGATCTTGCCGGCCTGCAGACCTTTGGCCACAAGGTCTTTCGTGACGCCAGCGACAAAATTCACTTTTCCGTCATTCGCCGCACCAACCACGACGACGCCGGAACCGATCCGGTTCCGCAGATCCTCCGCCACATTGCGGAGAGCGTCCGAATCCAATCCGGCCACTTCCGCCGCGATGTACGAAATGCCTTCCACCTGCTGCACTTTGTCAAGCAACCCTTTCACTTCGTAGGAAGCCAGCTTGCCCTTCAACGATTCGATTTCCTTCGTTAGTTCCTTCACGTTCGACTGCAACGCTTCGACCCGCACCGGAATGTCCTTCACGTTCGATTTCAGCTTGCCCGCAATTTCCTCCAGCAGCTTGCTCTGCTGCTGCATATACTGGTATGCGCCGCGGCCGGTGACCGCTTCAATCCGCCGGATGCCCGCCGCGATCGACGACTCGGACACGATTTTAAAAATCCCGATTTCCCCGGTTCGCCGCACATGGCAACCGCCGCACAGTTCGATCGAGTAGTCGCCCGCCTTGACCACGCGCACCACATCGCCGTATTTTTCGCCGAACAATGCCATGGCGCCCAGTTTTTTCGCTTCTTCCAGCGGCATTTCGCTGATCTCGACCGGCAGGTTGGCCCAGATCTGTTCGTTCACTTTCCGCTCGACAGCCTCGATTTCCTCCGGCGTCATCGCACTCAGATGGGAGAAGTCAAACCGCAGGCGGTCCGCTTCCACCAGCGAACCGGCTTGTGCCACATGATCGCCCAGCACTTCCCGCAGCGCCTTGTGCAGCAGATGCGTGCCCGTGTGGTTCTTGATGATGTCGGCCCGCTTCGCTTCGTCAATCGCCGCTTCCACCGTGTCGAACACTTCAACCTCGCCGGAGATCACCTGCACCTTGTGCAGATGGTAGCCGTTCGGCGCCTTCTGTACATCCAGTACCTGCAGCTGCGCTTTCTCGCCGACGGAGATGATGCCCGTATCGGCCACCTGTCCGCCCGATTCCGCGTAAAACGGGGTGTGGTCAAGCACCACTTCGGCCACGTCGCCTTCCTGCGCCGATTTTGCAATCTGCCCATCCTTCAAAATCGCCAGCACTTTTCCGGACGAAGCCAGTTCCGTATAACCGACAAACGTTGAAACGAGTTCGCCAAGCTCGTCAAAAACGGTGTTCTGCACCTGCATCGACGACACGTCCTTGCGAGCGGCGCGGGCCCGTTCCCGCTGTTCCTGCAGCGCTTTTTCGAAGCCTTCGCGGTCCACAGTCAGGCCGTTTTCAAACGCGATGTCCTCCGTCAGGTCGATCGGGAATCCGTACGTGTCGTACAGACGGAACACATCGTCGCCGGGAATCACCGTTCTGCCCTCCGCTTTCACACGGGCGATCACGTCAGCCAGCAAGTTCTCGCCTTCCTGCAGCGTCTCCGAGAAACGTTCCTCTTCCGCTTTAATCACCCGCTCGATAAATTCCCGTTTTTCGACGACTTCCGGATAGTACACGCCCATGATGTCACCGACTACTTTCACCAGCGAGAACAGGAACGGCTTTTCGATGCCCAGCACTTTTCCGTAGCGGACCGCCCGCCGCAGCAACCGGCGAATCACATAGCCGCGCCCCTCATTTGACGGAAGCGCACCGTCGCCGATCGAGAACGTGACCGTGCGCACATGGTCGGCGATCACCTTGAAGGCCACGTCCCATTCTTCTTTTTCACGGTACGGCTTGCCGGCGATCCGACTTGTCTCCTCAATGATCGGCAAAAACAGGTCGGTGTCGAAGTTCGTTTCGCTGTTTTGCAAAATCGAACAGAGCCGCTCCAGCCCGGCGCCGGTGTCGATGTTTTTCTTCGGCAGCTCAGTGTAGGTGCCGTCCGGGTTATGGTTGAATTGCGAGAACACCAGGTTCCACACTTCCAGGAAGCGGGTGCCGCCGTCCAGATCCGGATGGAACTGCTCCGGCTGTCCTTTTTCCGGATAGCGGTCGTAAAAAATTTCGGAGCACGGTCCGCACGGCCCCTCGCCGATATCCCAGAAGTTGTCGTCTTCCGTGCGGGCGATTTTCGATTCCGGCAGCCCGATCTCTTCGTGCCAGATTTTGAACGCCTCGTCGTCTTCATGATGGATCGTCACATACAGGCGGTCTTTGTCAAACCCGATCCACTCTTTCGAGGTCAGAAACTCCCACGCCCAGTGAATCGCTTCCCGCTTGAAATAGTCGCCGATCGAGAAGTTGCCGAGCATTTCGAAAAACGTATGGTGCCGGGCGGTCTTCCCCACGTTTTCGATGTCATTGGTGCGGATGCATTTTTGCGAGTTGGTCATCCTCGGATTCTTCGGAATCTCGCTGCCGTCAAAATATTTTTTGAGCGGCGCCATCCCGGCGTTGATCCACAAAAGCGACGGGTCGTTGTACGGAACCAGGCTTGCGCTTGGTACAATATCATGCCCTTTCGATGCAAAAAAACGCAGAAACTTCTCACGAATTTCAGACGATTTCATGAAAATCCTCCTCGCTGTCAATCTGTACGAATCGGTCCTCCCGCCCGCAAAATCCACGCAAAAAAGCCTTTCATCCACTCCAGGGACGAAAGGCTCGACTCTCGCGGTACCACCCTGATTGCCCACCCATCAAAGTGAAGCCTGGCCTTCGAAGAGAATTCCGAGTACTTTGATGGGACCCGAAAAGAGATCACTGGGCCACCTCAGATGTGCGGTAACGGGCACAAACCGGCAGGGATTAGCTGCACTAGGAAGTAGCTTCGGATACCCTTCACAGAGGAACCCTTGCAGCCGGGGGGCTCCCTCTCTGGCTGTGGACTGCATCCTACTCCGCTTCCGCATCGCGTTCTCACTGTTCTGGTTTGCTCCTCATTATAGCGATCGTCCGCCGCTGCGTCAACCGGTGCCGCCCTATCTGTCGAAACCCATGCCAGCACCGGTCTGTCCAGCCCACTAGGCTCCCGCACCGGAGCCCGCCGCATCCGCACTATCTATCGGGCAATCGCTGCTCCAGCCGCCTTACCGCTTCACTAGTCCGGCAAACAGTTGCCGAACTGCTCGCGGATTTCCGGCACTTTCGGGATCAGCGAGTCGATGATTTCGTTCACACGTTCCTTGTCCTGCGTCGAATCCACTTCGACAACCGAGTCGACATCCAACTCGACTGCAAAATGATACGTATTTCCTTCACGGGTCACCAGGATCCCCGCATCGTTATGCCCTCCTTTCCGATACAAAAAAAGAGCACACCCAACGGGTCTGCTCCCGGAAACGCAAACAGCCCGCGTCTGACGGGCCGATCCATCCAGTCAAAATTCAATTAACCCAAGCGAGATCATCAGTGCTTCATTCACCCTGGACATCATTTCATCGTCCAGGTGGGTGATTTTATCGGTCAACCGCTGCTTGTCGATTGTTCGAATCTGTTCCAGCAGAATCACGGAGTCACGTTCCAGTCCGTTCGGTTCCGCTTTGACTTCAACATGCGTGGGAAGTTTGGCTTTTTGGATCTGTGCGGTGATCGCCGCCACAATCACAGTCGGACTGAATCGATTACCGATGTCGTTCTGGAGAATCAGCACGGGGCGGAACCCACCCTGTTCGGAACCGACCACAGGTGACAATTCCGCAAAAAAAATATCCCCACGCCTCACATTCACGGGCTACACCCCGCTTACAAGCCGATCTAGAGTGATTTCCGCCTCTTCTTCAGCCTGAAACGCTTCCGATGCGATGTTCAGGTTAATTTTCGCCATTTCCAGATAGCCGCGCTGCATCGTTTCGCGAATGTAATGTTTTTTCCGTTCGTTCAGGTACATGCGCATCGCTTTTCGAATCAGTTCGCTCCGGTTGGAATTTTCCTGTGCCACGATACCATCCATTTCCTGGAGAAGGTGATTGGGAATACTGACCATAATCCGTTTTGTGTTTGACAACATCCGGCACCCCCGACACAATTTCCTACCCACGCTGGTATTATACCCACGTTTGCGTTTGGATGTCAAAAGTCTGAATCTTCCCCTTCACTCACAGGACATACGTTCTCGGCACGCGTTTCCCGAGAGCGCACGCCACTTCATAAGAAATGGTGCCCATCCAGTCGGCTACTTCATCCAGTGAAATAAAATTTTCTCCCTGCCCGCCGTACAATACCACTTCATCGCCGACCGACACGCCTTCGACGTCGGTCACATCGACCATACACTGGTCCATACAGATGCGGCCGATGACCGCCGCCCGTTGCCCGCGTATCAGGACTTGCGCCTTGCCTGACAAAAGCCGAGAATATCCGTCTCCGTAACCGACCGGCAGCGTGGCGATCACCGCTTGCTCCCGTTCCACCTTCGTCGCTCCGTACGAAACGCCCGCCCCGCGCGGCAAGGTTTTCAGGTGGACGATTTTCGTCACCAGCCGCAGCGCTTGCCGCAACTCCACTTTTGACCGGTCCACCTGTTTCGATGGATACAGCCCATACAGCGAGATTCCGATCCGCACCATATCGTACGCCATCTCCGGATATTGGATGGCGGCCGCGCTGTTGGCGATGTGCCGCAGCGCAATCCGCACGCCGCGTGCCTCAAGCTCCGCCAGCAGACGTTTCCACCTCGCGATCTGCCGCTCCGTATAGGTATTGTCCGCTTCGTCCGCCGTCGCAAAGTGGGAAAACACGCCTTCCACTTCGATTCCTTCGCGGTCCGCCGCCGCACAGATAAAATCGGCCGCCTCCTCCGCCTGCAGACCGATCCGCCCCATACCGGTGTCCACCTTGATGTGCACGCGAGCCTTTTTTCCCGCCGCCCGCGCCGTTTGCGCCAGTGCCTCAAGCGTCTCCGACTGAAACACCGTTTGCGTCAGATCCCAGCGAACCACCACTCGGGAGGCCTCCGGCGGCGTATACCCCAATACCAAAATCGGCGCTGCGATGCCCGCTTTTCGCAGTTCGACCGCTTCTTCCACGCTGGCCACCGCCAGGTAAGAAACGCCGGCTGCCAGCGCCTGTTTCGCCACCTGCACCGCACCATGTCCGTATCCGTCCGCTTTCACGGCCGCCAGAAGCCGCGTCTGCACCGGCAAAATTCTGCGAAATTCCCGTACGTTATGTGCAATATTGGCAAGATTGACTTCCGCCCAAGTTGGTCGAATCATCCGTCCGCCTCGCTTCTGTCTTTTCTTCAGCCTACCAACACCAGACAGACCCCGTCAAGAGCGGAGCGGCGGCTGCCCGTACGGAACCACCACGGCCGGCTGCCCACGGCAAACGGGGCGGTTGCCCGTACGGAACCACCACAGCCGGCTGCCCACGGCAAACGGGGCGGTTGCCCGCCCCGGTGCTCCGGCAGTCCTTATTTTCCGACAGTTCCCATCGTCGATTGCGCAATTTTCGTGAGTTCCTGCACAGGCAGCGTGGAAGTCATCGAGAATTCGATT encodes the following:
- a CDS encoding Hsp20/alpha crystallin family protein, translating into MALIPFEPFRHLENVRRELDRFFTPGVPFGWLTGTEGNFGVPRIDVYETDNEVVATCDLPGLEKKEDVQIDIDNNVLTISGTINRVNEVRDERMHRQERFVGRFHRSVTLPARVAAEGVKASYRNGVLEVRMPKLQTDTRRRIDVEFH
- the alaS gene encoding alanine--tRNA ligase — translated: MKSSEIREKFLRFFASKGHDIVPSASLVPYNDPSLLWINAGMAPLKKYFDGSEIPKNPRMTNSQKCIRTNDIENVGKTARHHTFFEMLGNFSIGDYFKREAIHWAWEFLTSKEWIGFDKDRLYVTIHHEDDEAFKIWHEEIGLPESKIARTEDDNFWDIGEGPCGPCSEIFYDRYPEKGQPEQFHPDLDGGTRFLEVWNLVFSQFNHNPDGTYTELPKKNIDTGAGLERLCSILQNSETNFDTDLFLPIIEETSRIAGKPYREKEEWDVAFKVIADHVRTVTFSIGDGALPSNEGRGYVIRRLLRRAVRYGKVLGIEKPFLFSLVKVVGDIMGVYYPEVVEKREFIERVIKAEEERFSETLQEGENLLADVIARVKAEGRTVIPGDDVFRLYDTYGFPIDLTEDIAFENGLTVDREGFEKALQEQRERARAARKDVSSMQVQNTVFDELGELVSTFVGYTELASSGKVLAILKDGQIAKSAQEGDVAEVVLDHTPFYAESGGQVADTGIISVGEKAQLQVLDVQKAPNGYHLHKVQVISGEVEVFDTVEAAIDEAKRADIIKNHTGTHLLHKALREVLGDHVAQAGSLVEADRLRFDFSHLSAMTPEEIEAVERKVNEQIWANLPVEISEMPLEEAKKLGAMALFGEKYGDVVRVVKAGDYSIELCGGCHVRRTGEIGIFKIVSESSIAAGIRRIEAVTGRGAYQYMQQQSKLLEEIAGKLKSNVKDIPVRVEALQSNVKELTKEIESLKGKLASYEVKGLLDKVQQVEGISYIAAEVAGLDSDALRNVAEDLRNRIGSGVVVVGAANDGKVNFVAGVTKDLVAKGLQAGKIVKEVAAITGGGGGGRPELAQAGGRDAAKLADAIAQVPNILKNQLANAR
- a CDS encoding type II toxin-antitoxin system PemK/MazF family toxin — encoded protein: MNVRRGDIFFAELSPVVGSEQGGFRPVLILQNDIGNRFSPTVIVAAITAQIQKAKLPTHVEVKAEPNGLERDSVILLEQIRTIDKQRLTDKITHLDDEMMSRVNEALMISLGLIEF
- a CDS encoding CopG family ribbon-helix-helix protein — its product is MLSNTKRIMVSIPNHLLQEMDGIVAQENSNRSELIRKAMRMYLNERKKHYIRETMQRGYLEMAKINLNIASEAFQAEEEAEITLDRLVSGV
- the alr gene encoding alanine racemase, with the protein product MIRPTWAEVNLANIAHNVREFRRILPVQTRLLAAVKADGYGHGAVQVAKQALAAGVSYLAVASVEEAVELRKAGIAAPILVLGYTPPEASRVVVRWDLTQTVFQSETLEALAQTARAAGKKARVHIKVDTGMGRIGLQAEEAADFICAAADREGIEVEGVFSHFATADEADNTYTERQIARWKRLLAELEARGVRIALRHIANSAAAIQYPEMAYDMVRIGISLYGLYPSKQVDRSKVELRQALRLVTKIVHLKTLPRGAGVSYGATKVEREQAVIATLPVGYGDGYSRLLSGKAQVLIRGQRAAVIGRICMDQCMVDVTDVEGVSVGDEVVLYGGQGENFISLDEVADWMGTISYEVACALGKRVPRTYVL